In a single window of the Zea mays cultivar B73 chromosome 5, Zm-B73-REFERENCE-NAM-5.0, whole genome shotgun sequence genome:
- the LOC103628520 gene encoding E3 ubiquitin-protein ligase EL5 translates to MSADEPDTSCYRWSRDFVVAHAIFASGLVTAPVAVLLLVNRPHSGRAIFFAAFAALCTAVSLVLCLHFYAELRSPPWPRWLSASSTSGPRQDEEASRSYVAGEGTTTLAMSTHALRHPEQLAIHRAEVHAAVLAAGRFFPSYDSVGDNGVAAEDCAVCLGEVETGESLRQLPACQHVFHRECIDPWLRAHATCPLCRSGVLPPHVCHTRF, encoded by the coding sequence ATGTCTGCGGACGAGCCTGACACCAGCTGCTACCGGTGGAGCCGCGACTTCGTCGTCGCGCACGCTATCTTCGCCAGCGGCTTAGTCACGGCTCCGGTGGCCGTCCTCCTCCTCGTCAACCGCCCACACTCAGGCCGTGCCATCTTCTTCGCCGCGTTCGCGGCATTGTGCACCGCCGTCAGCCTCGTCCTCTGCCTCCACTTCTACGCCGAGCTCAGGAGTCCGCCCTGGCCGCGCTGGCTCTCCGCGTCGTCGACGAGCGGCCCGCGGCAGGATGAGGAGGCATCAAGATCATATGTCGCCGGGGAAGGAACGACGACGCTGGCCATGTCGACGCACGCCCTCCGCCACCCGGAGCAGCTCGCGATTCACCGCGCGGAGGTGCATGCCGCCGTCCTCGCAGCGGGGCGCTTCTTCCCGAGCTACGACTCCGTGGGCGATAATGGCGTGGCGGCCGAGGACTGCGCGGTGTGCCTGGGAGAGGTGGAGACGGGAGAGTCGCTGCGGCAGCTGCCGGCGTGCCAGCACGTGTTCCACAGAGAGTGCATCGATCCGTGGCTACGAGCGCACGCCACTTGCCCGCTCTGCCGTTCCGGCGTTCTCCCACCGCacgtgtgtcacacccggttttaa